From the Flavimarina sp. Hel_I_48 genome, one window contains:
- a CDS encoding efflux RND transporter periplasmic adaptor subunit, with the protein MKTIDLNTRKIALRILAVAGLIFVILLVLSFTTGNKVENGQQAAAQAMPVEVAFPVYEKITEWDEYTGRFEASDRVEVRARVSGFLEAVNFEDGQMVKKGEVLFTLDDRPFRIALDQSNANYGQAIASLKTAQDNYDRVETLRESGAMSTEEYDRRKQALEFAKSSIQSSQASVDAAKLNLEFTRVKAPISGLVSRDKVNEGNLIDGGSSTSTLLTTIVATSPIDFYFTGSESDYLRYVRLARNGERGALRSEGIPVYIKLQDEDEFLHEAKMDFVDNEIDNSTGTIESRAVLENKDHLLEPGMFGKARLLGSAEHTALMIPEDIIGTNQSIRFVYVLGDDNVVTSKNISLGPLHSNGLRIVRDGISKDDKLIVNNIQKIRPGMPVSPIETSLSKNAPTEETSVN; encoded by the coding sequence ATGAAAACAATAGATTTAAATACACGAAAAATAGCTTTAAGAATTCTGGCTGTTGCTGGTTTGATCTTCGTTATACTTTTAGTGTTATCGTTTACCACTGGTAACAAAGTTGAAAATGGCCAACAAGCAGCAGCACAGGCAATGCCAGTAGAAGTTGCATTTCCTGTTTATGAAAAAATAACCGAATGGGATGAATATACCGGTCGTTTTGAAGCCAGTGACCGTGTGGAAGTTCGCGCCAGGGTAAGTGGATTTTTAGAAGCCGTAAACTTTGAAGATGGTCAGATGGTAAAAAAAGGCGAAGTGCTTTTTACCCTTGATGACAGACCATTTAGAATTGCGCTAGATCAGTCCAATGCAAATTATGGTCAGGCAATTGCATCTCTCAAAACAGCACAGGATAATTATGACCGCGTAGAAACGCTTCGGGAATCTGGTGCAATGTCTACTGAAGAATACGATCGCAGAAAGCAAGCATTGGAATTTGCCAAATCAAGTATTCAATCGTCTCAGGCAAGCGTAGATGCTGCTAAGTTAAATCTTGAATTTACCCGGGTCAAAGCGCCTATTTCAGGTTTGGTGAGCCGTGACAAAGTAAATGAAGGCAACCTGATTGATGGCGGTTCTTCCACTTCAACACTGCTAACCACAATTGTTGCCACAAGTCCTATTGATTTTTATTTTACAGGAAGTGAATCTGATTATTTAAGATATGTGCGCTTAGCCAGAAATGGAGAACGTGGTGCGCTGCGTTCAGAAGGAATTCCTGTTTATATAAAATTACAGGATGAGGATGAATTTCTTCATGAAGCCAAAATGGATTTTGTTGATAATGAAATAGACAACAGCACCGGAACCATTGAAAGCCGTGCCGTGCTGGAAAATAAAGATCATCTTCTGGAGCCGGGAATGTTTGGGAAAGCCAGATTATTGGGAAGTGCAGAACATACCGCACTCATGATCCCGGAAGATATAATAGGCACTAATCAATCCATCCGATTTGTCTATGTGTTGGGCGATGACAATGTCGTGACCAGTAAAAACATCAGTTTAGGACCGTTGCATTCTAATGGTTTGCGCATAGTACGGGACGGTATCTCTAAAGATGACAAGCTAATTGTCAATAATATTCAGAAAATAAGGCCAGGAATGCCGGTTTCTCCTATCGAAACTTCGCTATCTAAAAATGCACCTACAGAAGAAACAAGCGTGAATTAA
- a CDS encoding efflux RND transporter permease subunit, translating into MNFSHIFIKRPIFAAVLSVLILIVGGLAYVSLPVSQFPDVAPPTVEVVALYPGANAKTLSETVAAPLEKEINGVEGMLYMTSQSSADGRVVLQIAFELGTDLDRAQVQVQNRVAIAEPRLPESARRLGVTTKKISPDILLVVNMYSPNKTYDQTYMGNYATLQLKDELARIKGIGDIQIFGAAEYAMRIWLDPSKIANLDMTAGEVVAALRAQNVQIASGTLNTLPSGSQSAFEINIQTQGKLVTTEQFENVVIKSDAGGRIVQVKDVGRVELGAQNYATKGYLGKEPAIAMPVFQQPGGNALETAAEIKSRMEELSKNFPEDLEYKIAYNPTEFIQKSVDEVYHTIFEAILLVVLVILLFLQSWRAAIIPILAIPVSLIGTFAVMEAIGFSLNNLTLFGLVLAIGIVVDDAIVVVENMERYLAKGLSPREAAVKTMDEVGGALIAIGLVLVAVFIPTAFLEGISGQFYKQFGMTIAVATTISVFVSLTLSPAMAALLMRHEVKDPNKKTPVVLRPFAYVGNGFNNFIEKLSGNYAKSVQKLLRTSILVLVVYGGLILITGFEFGRVPKGFIPAMDQQYFITLVQLPPGSSLSRTDKVIKEVLDIGLDIDGVENAVAFTGFDAASNTNASNTAAVFLTLEDFNVRNDKGLDYAGLLGTVSAKLAQIDDAIVLVIPPPSVRGIGNAGGFKMMIQDRANLGTEELVKATSALAAAANADPILSNVFTFFNDQTPQLYLDIDRVKAEKLGVSVGDVFQSLEIYMGSAFVNEFNYLGRTYQVTAQADAPNRLTPDDISRIKVRNKDAEMVPVGTFTRQQDIAGASRIPRYNLYPAADLNGNVAPGHSSGEALDRMEELAAEILPKGISYEWTELAYQEKQTGSTAGIAFFLAVVFVFLLLAAQFESLILPLAVIFIVPMVLLSAIVGIDLAGLDNNIMVQIGLIVLVGLASKNAILIVEFARQLEDQGADLKTAVIEASKLRLRPILMTALAFILGVIPLAIATGAGAELRVSLGIAVFSGMLGVTIFGIFLTPVFYYLGRKWTSKKPKQIH; encoded by the coding sequence ATGAATTTTAGTCACATTTTTATAAAGAGACCCATATTTGCTGCCGTGTTGAGCGTGCTCATCCTTATCGTGGGAGGTCTTGCTTATGTTTCCTTGCCCGTATCGCAGTTTCCAGACGTTGCGCCCCCTACGGTAGAAGTGGTTGCACTTTATCCGGGGGCAAATGCTAAAACACTTTCAGAAACGGTGGCCGCACCACTCGAGAAGGAAATTAACGGTGTGGAAGGGATGCTCTATATGACTTCTCAGTCTTCTGCAGATGGCCGGGTGGTACTTCAAATAGCTTTTGAGCTGGGTACAGATCTTGACAGGGCACAGGTGCAGGTTCAAAACAGGGTAGCGATTGCAGAACCTCGATTGCCGGAGTCTGCCCGCCGACTGGGAGTTACCACAAAGAAAATATCACCAGATATCCTGCTCGTGGTCAATATGTATTCTCCTAACAAAACCTATGACCAGACGTATATGGGTAACTACGCCACGCTTCAATTGAAGGATGAATTGGCCCGTATAAAAGGTATTGGGGATATACAGATTTTTGGTGCTGCAGAATATGCCATGCGCATTTGGCTTGATCCCAGCAAAATAGCAAATCTGGATATGACCGCGGGCGAAGTGGTAGCTGCGCTTCGGGCTCAGAACGTACAAATAGCAAGCGGAACTTTAAATACATTACCCTCCGGAAGCCAGTCCGCTTTCGAAATAAATATACAAACCCAGGGTAAACTGGTTACCACGGAACAGTTTGAGAATGTTGTTATAAAATCAGACGCAGGAGGAAGAATTGTACAGGTTAAAGATGTGGGACGTGTTGAACTAGGTGCTCAGAATTATGCCACTAAAGGCTATTTAGGAAAAGAGCCTGCTATAGCCATGCCCGTTTTTCAACAGCCTGGAGGAAATGCACTGGAAACGGCTGCCGAAATCAAATCCAGAATGGAGGAACTTTCAAAAAATTTTCCGGAAGATTTGGAGTATAAAATCGCCTATAATCCTACTGAATTTATACAAAAATCAGTTGATGAGGTTTACCACACCATATTTGAAGCTATCCTTTTGGTAGTGTTGGTTATTTTACTGTTTCTGCAATCCTGGAGAGCGGCCATTATACCTATTCTGGCCATTCCCGTTTCCCTTATAGGAACATTTGCTGTTATGGAAGCAATCGGTTTTTCACTCAACAACCTTACCCTTTTTGGACTGGTACTGGCCATTGGGATTGTGGTAGATGATGCCATTGTGGTGGTTGAAAATATGGAGCGCTATTTAGCAAAAGGACTTTCGCCCAGGGAAGCTGCCGTAAAAACAATGGATGAAGTAGGAGGCGCTTTGATTGCCATAGGTTTAGTACTGGTTGCTGTATTTATTCCCACGGCATTTTTAGAAGGTATTTCCGGTCAGTTTTACAAACAATTCGGGATGACCATTGCCGTGGCAACAACTATTTCGGTATTTGTCTCCTTAACCTTAAGTCCGGCGATGGCTGCTTTATTGATGCGCCATGAAGTAAAGGATCCCAATAAAAAAACCCCGGTAGTGCTTCGGCCTTTTGCTTATGTAGGCAATGGATTTAATAATTTCATTGAAAAACTCTCTGGTAATTATGCCAAAAGCGTTCAGAAACTTCTGAGAACTTCCATACTTGTTTTAGTTGTCTATGGCGGTTTAATATTGATTACCGGCTTCGAATTTGGAAGAGTGCCCAAAGGATTTATTCCTGCAATGGATCAGCAATATTTTATCACTTTGGTACAATTACCTCCGGGATCCTCATTATCGCGAACAGATAAGGTGATCAAAGAAGTGCTGGACATAGGTTTAGACATTGACGGCGTAGAAAATGCAGTTGCCTTTACGGGATTTGATGCAGCTTCAAACACCAATGCTTCAAACACTGCAGCGGTATTTTTAACCCTTGAGGATTTTAATGTGCGTAATGATAAAGGCCTGGATTATGCAGGTTTATTGGGCACCGTAAGTGCAAAATTAGCCCAAATTGATGACGCGATCGTTCTTGTAATTCCCCCGCCATCCGTACGCGGGATAGGAAATGCGGGCGGATTTAAAATGATGATTCAGGACCGGGCAAATTTAGGTACAGAGGAACTGGTAAAAGCCACTAGCGCGTTGGCAGCAGCGGCAAATGCAGATCCTATACTCAGTAATGTTTTTACTTTTTTTAATGATCAAACACCTCAGTTATATTTAGATATTGACCGCGTAAAGGCCGAAAAACTAGGTGTAAGTGTGGGAGATGTTTTTCAGTCGCTGGAGATTTATATGGGTTCTGCCTTTGTAAATGAATTTAATTATTTGGGAAGAACGTATCAGGTTACGGCCCAAGCAGATGCTCCTAACCGATTGACACCAGACGACATTTCGCGTATAAAAGTACGCAACAAGGATGCCGAAATGGTGCCCGTAGGAACCTTTACGCGCCAGCAAGATATAGCGGGTGCTTCCCGAATCCCCAGGTATAACCTGTATCCCGCAGCAGACTTAAATGGTAATGTTGCACCGGGACACAGCTCTGGAGAGGCACTGGATAGAATGGAAGAACTTGCAGCCGAAATTCTGCCAAAGGGAATTTCGTATGAGTGGACAGAATTGGCTTATCAGGAAAAGCAAACAGGAAGTACCGCTGGTATTGCTTTTTTCCTTGCCGTTGTATTTGTATTTCTTTTACTAGCGGCTCAATTTGAAAGCCTCATACTTCCCCTGGCCGTTATTTTTATTGTTCCCATGGTTTTGTTATCAGCGATTGTAGGGATTGATCTGGCAGGGCTGGATAACAATATAATGGTACAAATAGGATTGATAGTTTTGGTAGGGCTCGCCAGTAAAAACGCCATTCTTATTGTGGAATTCGCCAGGCAATTAGAAGATCAGGGTGCAGATTTAAAAACCGCTGTAATTGAAGCATCTAAACTGCGCTTGCGCCCCATATTAATGACCGCATTGGCATTTATACTTGGTGTGATTCCCCTGGCCATCGCCACCGGCGCTGGTGCAGAGTTGCGTGTTTCTTTAGGAATAGCGGTATTCAGTGGAATGCTGGGTGTTACTATCTTCGGAATATTCCTTACCCCGGTGTTTTACTATCTGGGCAGAAAATGGACGTCCAAAAAACCAAAACAGATACACTAA
- a CDS encoding efflux transporter outer membrane subunit has translation MKNLIFITLLSFFLLSCGMTKRDFTVNPRTQIQNDFLQEELADTAFTTSKIIENWWSKFNDPVLDTLISKARTTNLDINSAVANFYASRAFLKETKFDRAPTVTANGDYTRTRLGENVFVQGSNPTYSSYNSSFDAFWEADLFGRVSNRIKGAYANNQVALADMHGMYVSIFAEVANNYMELRGTQYLLDIANRNLKGQQNTYDLTVQLSEAGTSNSLDVARAKAQLENTRATIPPLKARLEALKNSLSVLIGEAPGNLDSEIIDKQPLPSLPNSVALGDLTELFRRRPDIRRAEATLQVQIAQYNLSVAELYPKIQFGGSIGFSAVDFANFGSKESFTWSIMPTISWAAFNLGRVKQQIKQNDALTIAAINQYEKAVLDGLEEIKTALSRYSNELQRREILKISSEASAQAAQFARQRYNAGLDSFIDYLSADNTLLQSENSLAESEIFSATSLIAIYKALGGGWEIISEDEVNTRFEKMKQEDKRSR, from the coding sequence ATGAAAAATCTGATTTTTATAACATTATTGTCATTTTTCCTGCTTTCCTGTGGGATGACAAAAAGGGATTTTACGGTCAATCCAAGAACGCAAATACAGAATGATTTTTTACAAGAAGAACTGGCTGATACGGCATTCACAACTTCAAAAATAATTGAAAACTGGTGGTCAAAATTTAATGATCCGGTTTTAGATACTTTGATATCAAAAGCAAGAACAACTAATTTAGACATTAATTCAGCCGTGGCGAATTTCTATGCTTCGCGGGCTTTTTTGAAAGAAACAAAATTTGACAGAGCACCCACGGTTACTGCAAATGGTGATTACACCAGAACCCGCCTTGGGGAAAATGTGTTTGTACAGGGCAGCAATCCTACCTATAGCAGTTATAACAGTAGTTTTGATGCATTTTGGGAAGCAGATTTGTTTGGACGGGTTTCCAATCGTATTAAAGGTGCGTACGCTAATAATCAAGTAGCCCTGGCAGATATGCATGGAATGTATGTAAGCATTTTTGCTGAAGTGGCTAATAATTATATGGAATTACGTGGCACACAATATCTCTTGGATATCGCGAATCGCAATTTAAAAGGGCAACAGAACACGTATGACCTTACCGTTCAATTATCGGAAGCCGGTACAAGTAATAGTCTGGATGTTGCCAGGGCAAAAGCACAACTGGAAAACACCCGGGCGACCATTCCACCTTTAAAAGCGCGCCTGGAAGCTTTGAAAAATAGCTTGAGTGTTTTGATAGGGGAAGCCCCCGGTAACCTGGATTCAGAAATTATTGATAAGCAGCCTTTGCCCAGTCTCCCAAATTCGGTAGCGCTGGGAGATCTTACTGAATTATTTCGCCGCAGACCAGATATAAGAAGGGCAGAAGCTACCTTGCAGGTACAGATCGCACAGTACAATCTGTCTGTTGCAGAGCTTTACCCTAAAATCCAGTTTGGTGGATCTATTGGCTTTTCAGCTGTTGATTTTGCGAATTTTGGAAGTAAAGAATCCTTTACGTGGAGCATCATGCCCACTATAAGCTGGGCAGCATTTAACCTGGGAAGGGTAAAACAGCAAATCAAACAAAATGATGCCCTGACCATAGCGGCAATAAATCAATATGAAAAAGCGGTGTTAGATGGTCTTGAAGAAATCAAGACCGCCCTCTCCAGATATTCCAATGAATTGCAAAGAAGGGAAATATTAAAAATTTCTTCCGAAGCTAGTGCGCAGGCAGCACAGTTTGCCAGACAACGCTATAATGCAGGTTTAGACAGTTTTATTGACTATTTAAGCGCAGATAATACCTTACTTCAATCTGAAAATTCTTTGGCTGAAAGTGAAATATTTTCTGCAACTTCATTGATTGCAATTTATAAGGCGTTAGGCGGAGGCTGGGAAATAATTTCAGAAGATGAGGTAAATACCAGATTTGAAAAAATGAAACAGGAAGATAAACGTTCCAGATAA
- a CDS encoding helix-turn-helix domain-containing protein gives MMTNTEIPVFETSNDLSEAMGFPHRSHIPNFDIYSLERLEPSARRCMPPYRQGFYQIGLLSYVGGSRLNLNTDWLTLEDYPLWFVVPGQVFSWVRDEKMAGFNIMFRKEFLMNVADNVTEDFPFLKMSERSLLMLTKEEHETLYFDAQRMLSVFENPHPYQEKMLEGMLVSFLYFCKAVYERYKSTETHLSRAQMITQKFEILVDKMYVDTKNVSDYAEKLNITPNYLTTTVKKLTGKSAKDIIQERLLVESKSLLRFSGLDVGEIAYRLNFQEPTHFTRFFKKWSGTTPNKFRQGY, from the coding sequence ATGATGACTAATACTGAAATTCCGGTTTTTGAAACCAGTAATGATTTGAGTGAAGCTATGGGCTTTCCTCACAGAAGTCATATTCCTAATTTTGATATCTATTCTTTAGAGCGATTAGAACCTTCTGCAAGGAGATGTATGCCTCCATACCGGCAGGGATTTTATCAAATTGGGCTGTTGAGTTATGTAGGAGGGAGCAGGTTAAACCTGAATACAGATTGGCTTACGCTAGAGGATTATCCCTTATGGTTTGTGGTGCCCGGGCAGGTATTTTCCTGGGTGCGTGATGAGAAAATGGCTGGGTTCAATATCATGTTCCGAAAAGAATTTTTAATGAATGTGGCTGATAATGTGACTGAAGATTTTCCGTTTTTGAAAATGTCTGAAAGGAGTTTGTTGATGCTTACCAAAGAAGAGCATGAAACGCTTTATTTTGATGCCCAGAGAATGCTTTCGGTATTTGAAAATCCGCATCCGTATCAGGAAAAAATGCTGGAAGGTATGCTGGTTTCGTTTTTATATTTTTGCAAAGCGGTTTATGAGCGTTACAAATCCACTGAAACTCACTTATCACGAGCGCAGATGATCACCCAGAAATTTGAAATTCTTGTAGATAAAATGTACGTGGACACTAAAAATGTGAGCGATTATGCCGAAAAACTCAATATAACGCCCAATTATCTCACCACAACGGTAAAAAAATTAACGGGTAAAAGCGCTAAGGATATTATTCAGGAAAGGCTTCTTGTGGAAAGTAAAAGTCTTTTAAGATTTTCTGGTCTGGACGTAGGAGAAATTGCCTACCGACTTAATTTTCAGGAGCCAACACATTTTACACGTTTTTTTAAAAAATGGAGTGGTACAACGCCGAACAAATTCCGTCAAGGATATTGA
- a CDS encoding SDR family NAD(P)-dependent oxidoreductase produces the protein MKTKRVAVVTEAGNGLGKTFANILLNHEYEVILAASKKSFENLSQEGGALHDYKLFKTDFTSLESLTELKSLITSKFGKLDLLINNAEIANGFGQKIEQIRIEDVKQVYETNLFAVIRIIQLFKPLLEKSDAPSIINMTSALGDIDKMTDENFCYANYCMTAYATSKAALNMFTHLQCKEFKPSKINIQNFDPVALKNCTHNSVSIKDGIKDDFIALIK, from the coding sequence ATGAAAACTAAAAGGGTAGCAGTTGTTACGGAAGCAGGAAATGGGTTGGGAAAAACGTTTGCTAATATTTTATTGAATCATGAGTATGAGGTAATCCTTGCAGCGAGTAAAAAAAGTTTTGAAAATCTTTCACAGGAAGGCGGAGCGCTGCATGATTACAAGCTTTTTAAAACAGATTTTACTTCATTAGAAAGCTTAACCGAACTAAAATCATTGATCACATCAAAATTTGGAAAACTGGATTTGTTGATTAACAACGCCGAAATAGCCAATGGTTTTGGGCAAAAGATTGAACAGATACGTATTGAGGATGTAAAACAAGTGTATGAAACCAACCTGTTCGCCGTTATTAGAATCATACAGCTTTTTAAACCTTTGCTCGAAAAAAGCGATGCTCCCAGTATTATTAACATGACAAGCGCTCTGGGCGATATTGATAAAATGACAGATGAAAACTTTTGTTATGCTAACTATTGTATGACTGCTTACGCTACTTCAAAAGCAGCATTAAATATGTTTACACATCTGCAATGCAAAGAGTTTAAGCCTTCAAAAATCAACATTCAAAATTTTGATCCTGTTGCCTTGAAAAACTGTACGCATAATTCCGTATCTATTAAGGATGGGATAAAGGATGACTTTATTGCTTTGATTAAATAA
- a CDS encoding DUF2652 domain-containing protein, translating to MKTTITKRPIKKSQLQPLDSSFEGTLLIPDISGFTKFVNETEFNAGREITKQLLQVILNNNILDLKISEIEGDAVLFYTKVPLTPIQIKNQYEVMLESFTEKILQLSKENGFEINLSLKLIAHYGELSTYSISNFEKLYGKTVIEAHKLLKNNIVSDSYLLLTESVFYANKGRFKGTCYYSSSQLCEVYGHLKKIGYIYLDYKDDKDSGTIDQVNDFLNYKPRSTHVLQ from the coding sequence GTGAAAACAACAATTACAAAAAGACCGATTAAAAAATCTCAACTTCAGCCTTTGGATAGTTCCTTTGAGGGAACACTACTAATTCCGGACATTAGCGGATTTACAAAATTTGTAAATGAAACTGAATTTAACGCAGGGCGTGAGATTACAAAGCAACTGCTGCAGGTTATCCTTAACAATAATATACTTGACCTTAAAATTTCAGAAATAGAAGGGGACGCCGTTTTGTTTTATACCAAGGTTCCCTTAACTCCTATTCAGATCAAAAATCAATATGAAGTCATGCTGGAGTCTTTCACAGAAAAGATCCTACAACTAAGCAAAGAAAATGGTTTTGAAATCAATCTTTCTTTAAAACTGATTGCACATTATGGCGAATTGTCAACCTATTCGATTAGTAATTTTGAAAAACTCTATGGTAAAACGGTTATTGAGGCACACAAACTTCTTAAAAACAACATTGTAAGTGATTCCTATTTATTGCTTACCGAAAGTGTTTTCTATGCAAATAAAGGAAGGTTTAAAGGAACCTGTTATTATTCTAGCAGTCAGCTATGTGAGGTCTATGGGCATTTAAAGAAGATAGGCTACATTTATTTAGACTACAAAGATGATAAAGATAGCGGTACGATAGATCAAGTAAATGATTTTTTGAATTATAAACCGCGTTCCACCCACGTTTTGCAGTAG
- a CDS encoding xanthine dehydrogenase family protein molybdopterin-binding subunit has protein sequence MIATNQFMGAATSRVDGHQKVTGSAKYSAEFNPPDMVYGYIANSTIATGTITKIDSQKALQIEGVKEVITHENVPVSVKVNADYSDPLAPPGGSPFRPLYNDKVLYNGQPIALVVADTFEIARYAAGLITVTYEAEGSSAIDLKENLGNAFKDDDIPEPAESRGNAKKAFADAEVKVEAAYLLPREYHNPMETFATVAIWNDQEESFLIYDKIQGVGSSQKYISGIFNLDKEKVRVKSEFVGGGFGSGLRPQYQLFFAAVAAKMLNLPIKVVMTRQQMFSFGHRPACFQEFKLGADKKGKLTSLTHHAYGETSQFEKYTETIVDWSGLMYTCDNIALDYKLVPLDVYTPNDMRAPGGATGMYGLECAMDELAVAAGIDPLDLRLINYAEKDQNEDKPFSSKELRACYSRAAEKFGWDKRKAEPRSNKNGNILIGHGVATGVWEAMQQKASAKAIFTKEGNLTVLSGTADIGTGTYTVMTQIAAEILGLPLDNVSFKLGDTELPKAPIQGGSWTVSSVGSAVKLVCIELREKLFELAEETHPKLLEGEMIEDASFENGTLVLRSGKSINYIDIMDAAQKNTIEESINTEPEDERENYSCYTHSCVMVEVHVDSELGVIHVPRVVSAIAGGKIINPKTAESQIMGGIVWGLGMALEEVGMMDARNGRVMNANLAEYHVPVNADIEELEVIFVEENDEIVNPLGAKGLGEIGMVGVAAAVANAIYNATGKRIRELPITLDKLL, from the coding sequence ATGATAGCAACAAATCAATTTATGGGAGCGGCAACCTCCCGCGTGGACGGTCATCAAAAAGTTACTGGTTCGGCTAAATACAGTGCTGAATTCAATCCACCAGATATGGTGTACGGTTATATAGCGAACAGTACGATAGCTACAGGAACAATCACAAAAATAGATTCTCAAAAAGCGCTTCAAATTGAAGGGGTAAAAGAGGTGATAACACATGAGAATGTACCTGTTTCCGTTAAGGTCAATGCAGACTATAGCGATCCCCTTGCCCCTCCGGGGGGCAGTCCTTTCCGGCCACTTTACAATGACAAAGTGCTTTATAATGGCCAGCCCATTGCACTTGTGGTTGCAGACACTTTTGAAATTGCCCGCTACGCGGCGGGTTTGATAACCGTTACTTATGAAGCTGAAGGTTCAAGCGCCATCGATTTAAAAGAAAATTTAGGGAACGCTTTCAAGGATGATGATATACCAGAACCAGCTGAATCTCGCGGTAATGCCAAAAAAGCTTTTGCTGATGCAGAAGTCAAAGTAGAGGCTGCATATCTCTTGCCCAGGGAATATCACAACCCTATGGAAACCTTTGCCACCGTAGCGATCTGGAACGATCAGGAGGAAAGTTTTCTTATTTATGACAAGATACAGGGAGTAGGGAGCAGTCAAAAATACATTAGCGGTATTTTTAACCTTGATAAAGAAAAAGTACGTGTCAAATCAGAATTTGTGGGTGGTGGATTTGGTTCCGGGTTACGACCACAATATCAGTTGTTTTTTGCCGCAGTGGCAGCAAAAATGCTCAACCTACCCATAAAAGTTGTCATGACACGGCAGCAAATGTTTTCTTTTGGGCATCGCCCGGCATGTTTTCAGGAATTTAAGCTAGGGGCAGATAAGAAGGGAAAACTTACTTCCCTGACGCATCATGCTTATGGTGAAACTTCCCAATTTGAAAAATATACGGAGACCATCGTAGATTGGTCTGGGTTAATGTACACGTGTGATAACATAGCGCTGGATTATAAACTGGTGCCCTTAGATGTATATACGCCTAATGATATGCGGGCACCGGGAGGAGCGACCGGGATGTATGGTCTGGAGTGCGCGATGGACGAACTGGCGGTTGCCGCGGGTATTGATCCGCTCGATTTGCGCCTGATCAATTATGCCGAAAAAGATCAGAATGAAGACAAACCTTTTTCGAGTAAAGAGCTCAGGGCATGTTATAGCAGAGCTGCGGAAAAGTTTGGCTGGGATAAGCGCAAGGCAGAGCCCAGAAGCAATAAGAATGGCAATATACTTATAGGGCATGGTGTTGCAACCGGGGTGTGGGAAGCCATGCAGCAAAAAGCTTCCGCAAAGGCCATTTTCACTAAAGAAGGCAATCTTACCGTGCTTTCTGGTACTGCGGATATTGGTACGGGTACCTATACCGTGATGACACAAATTGCAGCAGAAATTCTGGGTCTTCCGCTGGACAATGTAAGTTTTAAGCTAGGGGATACCGAATTACCCAAAGCCCCCATACAAGGCGGTTCATGGACGGTTTCTTCTGTAGGCTCTGCCGTTAAGTTGGTTTGTATCGAACTCCGGGAGAAGCTCTTTGAACTTGCCGAAGAAACACACCCTAAATTGTTAGAAGGGGAAATGATAGAAGATGCCAGTTTTGAGAACGGTACACTGGTTTTACGTTCTGGAAAATCCATTAATTATATAGATATAATGGATGCCGCCCAGAAAAATACGATTGAAGAAAGTATAAATACCGAGCCAGAGGATGAGCGTGAAAATTATTCCTGTTACACCCATTCCTGTGTTATGGTTGAGGTACATGTAGATAGTGAACTGGGAGTGATTCATGTTCCACGTGTGGTTAGTGCTATAGCAGGAGGAAAAATCATAAACCCTAAAACCGCGGAAAGCCAAATTATGGGAGGTATCGTCTGGGGACTTGGTATGGCGCTAGAGGAAGTGGGAATGATGGATGCCAGAAATGGTAGGGTCATGAATGCCAATCTTGCTGAATATCACGTACCCGTAAACGCCGATATTGAAGAACTGGAAGTGATATTTGTAGAAGAAAACGATGAAATTGTAAACCCGTTAGGGGCTAAAGGCCTGGGAGAAATTGGGATGGTAGGTGTTGCCGCGGCGGTCGCAAATGCTATCTATAACGCAACTGGAAAGAGAATTAGGGAGTTGCCCATTACTTTGGATAAGTTATTATAA